The following proteins are encoded in a genomic region of Chelmon rostratus isolate fCheRos1 chromosome 3, fCheRos1.pri, whole genome shotgun sequence:
- the LOC121604879 gene encoding E3 ubiquitin-protein ligase TRIM21-like has translation MAAAIGLLSEDKFLCSICLDVFTDPVSTPCGHNFCKNCITEHWNINDSCQCPMCKEVFTSKPELRVNAFISEMVAQFRQTAQQEANSSSSEQQESKPGEVPCDVCTGTKLKALKSCLVCLVSYCETHLEPHLTASRLKRHQLIDPVENLEGRMCMTHDKPLELFCKTDQERVCMLCTVLNHKTHDVVPLKEEYERKKNELEDEIWPMIWERQHRIQEIKQSLSFSKERAGREIAEGFRVFTSLKESAERGLNELIKTIEEKQKTTQKRAEDSIKELEQEISELMKRRTEVEQLSLYENHLSLLQCFPALETALPTKDWTEVSVHPASYEGTVVRAVTQLEETLSKEMKKLIEAELKRVQQYEVDVTLDPDTANPYLILSDDGKQVNLGNVKKSLPDHPKRFSLNPCVLGKQSFSSGRFYFEVQVKGKTEWDFGVARESINRKEDIPLSPEDGYWTIWLRKRIKYKALNDPPVRLFLRSKPKKVGVFVDYEEGLVCFYDVDAVALIYSFTGCSFTEKLYPYFNPGLNDDGKNFAPLIISPVNHTEWLIFRL, from the coding sequence atggctgcagcgATTGGTCTGCTGTCTGAAGATAAGTTTCTGTGCTCCATCTGTCTGGATGTGTTCACTGATCCAGTCTCCACACCATGTGGACATAACTTCTGCAAAAACTGCATCACTGAACACTGGAATATTAATGACAGCTGCCAGTGTCCCATGTGTAAAGAGGTTTTCACCAGCAAACCTGAGCTGAGGGTCAACGCTTTCATCTCAGAGATGGTTGCTCAGTTCAGACAGACGGCTCAACAGgaagccaacagcagcagctcagagcaaCAAGAGTCCAAACCAGGAGAGGTTCCCTGTGACGTCTGCACTGGGACCAAACTGAAGGCCCTGAAGTCCTGCCTGGTCTGTCTGGTCTCCTACTGTGAGACTCACCTGGAGCCTCATCTGACAGCTTCACGTCTGAAGAGACATCAGCTGATCGACCCTGTGGAGAATCTGGAGGGCAGGATGTGTATGACACACGATAAACCTCTGGAGCTGTTCTGTAAGACTGACCAGGAACGTGTCTGCATGCTGTGCACTGTTTTAAACCACAAGACACATGATGTTGTTCCTCTGAAAGAAGAatatgaaagaaagaagaacgAGCTGGAGGATGAAATTTGGCCAATGATCTGGGAGCGACAACACAGGATTCAGGAGATCAAACAGTCACTCAGCTTTAGCAAGGAAAGAGCAGGCAGAGAGATTGCAGAAGGTTTTCGGGTCTTCACTTCTCTGAAGGAGTCTGCTGAGAGAGGCCTGAATGAGCTCATCAAAACGAtagaagagaagcagaaaacaactcAGAAACGAGCTGAAGATTCCATCAAAGAGCTGGAACAGGAAATATCTGAGCTGATGAAGAGAAGAACTGAGGTGGAGCAGCTCTCACTCTATGAAAACCACCTCTCTCTCCTACAGTGTTTCCCTGCCCTGGAAACTGCTCTACCCACCAAAGACTGGACAGAGGTCAGCGTCCATCCAGCATCATATGAGGGGACTGTGGTGAGAGCTGTGACTCAGCTGGAGGAGACGCTCAGCAAAGAGATGAAGAAGCTGAttgaagcagagctgaagagggTCCAGCAGTATGAAGTGGATGTGACTCTTGATCCCGATACAGCAAATCCCTATCTCATCCTGTCTGATGATGGGAAACAAGTGAATCTTGGTAATGTGAAGAAAAGTCTTCCAGACCATCCAAAGAGATTTTCCCTCAATCCTTGTGTTTTAGGAAAGCAGAGTTTCTCTTCAGGCAGATTTTACTTTGAGGTTCAGGTTAAAGGAAAGACTGAATGGGACTTTGGAGTCGCCAGAGAGTCGATCAACAGGAAGGAGGACATCCCACTGAGTCCTGAGGATGGTTACTGGACTATATGGTTGAGGAAAAGAATAAAGTACAAAGCTCTGAATGACCCTCCAGTTCGTCTCTTTTTGAGGTCAAAACCCAAGAAAGTGGGCGTGTTTGTGGATTATGAGGAGGGTCTGGTCTGCTTTTATGATGTAGATGCTGTAGCTCTTATCTACTCCTTTACTGGCTGCTCCTTCACTGAGAAACTCTATCCATACTTCAACCCTGGTCTCAATGATgatggtaaaaactttgctccTCTGATCATCTCTCCTGTCAATCACACTGAGTGGCTGATTTTTAGACTCTAA